A genomic segment from Necator americanus strain Aroian chromosome III, whole genome shotgun sequence encodes:
- a CDS encoding hypothetical protein (NECATOR_CHRIII.G11917.T1) has translation MLNELNEAGKRIGLRIIRKKTQFMKNAYCEDGGVQLKGSIIVETSSYVYLGRSMNMENDLKEELNRRMRAAWAAFAAVREATDQLRDQDLRAHLFESTVLPALCYAAETWADTAATSRKLLTTHGALEKCLLKFNRRTQHLAGLRSSDIRGMSRLRDPAEYVSKAKHRWASHIMRRIDGRWTKRTLEWIPRDAKRPRGRPPTRWGDVFAARMDQLRAQLDTAQGPRQRHSRSLRTSWMTMARERNEWKRCWGPHFQ, from the coding sequence atgctcaacgaattgaacgaagcagggaagagaattgGACTACGAATaatcagaaagaagacacagttcatgaagaatgcctactgcgaggacggaggagtacaacttaaAGGCTCCataatcgtggaaacttcgtcatacgtatacctcggacgttctatgaacatggaaaacgacttgaaggaagaactgaatagaagaatgagagcagcatgggcagcattcgcagccgtcagggaagctacggaccaactgaggGACCaggatcttcgtgcccatctgttcgagtcgacagtccttccagcgctctgttacgcagcggagacgtgggcagacaccgcggccacgtctaggaagctacttactactcACGGAGCCCTTGAGAAGTGTCtgctgaagtttaaccggcgtacacaacacctagccggtcttcgtagctccgacataagaggaatgtcccgtcttcgcgacccagcggaatatgtatcgaaagcaaaacatagatgggccagtcacatcatgcgaagaatcGACggtagatggactaaaagaacgctagagtggatcccaagggacgctaaacgtccccgagggagaccgccaacgagatggggtgacgtgttcgctgcacggatggaccagctgagagctcagctggatacggctcaaggacctcgtcaacgtcactcacgaagcttgagaacatcttggatgacaatggcgagggaacgaaacgagtggaagagatgctggggcccgcacttccagtga